The genomic region GTCGTCCATGGCAGGTCGAAATTCAATTGCGGCCAGACCAGTTGCGAGGCGATGAACACCCCGAGCCCCATGCCAAGGATCCCCCAGACCACCGTCATGATGGCGAACTGGCGGACTACCTTATAGTTATAAGCAGTCGGACTGATTGCTGTGCTCATTCTAAGGTTCCACGGTTTAGGTTTTTTTATAGGTAAAATCGGTCGCAAGTATGTAGAAAGCGAGGGGCCATTGCAACGCAATGGCTGACCTGTATCAATGCGTCCCACGCCAGATTCTGCGCCCTTTCCATGTTTGGCGTAAGGATTAAATCCGAAATATAAAGCTGATCAAATGGACAGGAATTTTAGGGGGCGCAACGGATACCGTCGCCTACGCCAGAATTGCTCCACTGTGGGAACAAGCGTAGACCCGAATATGAGGGGGGGAAAGCTGGGTGTTGCGAGGGTGCGACACTTGGTCGCGACTTGAACATGTGACGAGAGAGCTTGCTCCCTCGCCACAGATAGAGCGCTTACTGAGGTTGGCTGTCTGGCGTTGCACCATCAGCGTTATGGGACAGGCTATACACGTACGCCGCCAGCAGATGCACCTTGTCATTGCCCTGCAGCACTTCCTGGGCCGGCATCTGGCCCTGGCGACCATGGCGGATGGTCTGCTGCAACTGCGCCAGGCTGGTGCCGTAGATAAACCCGCTTGGCTCGGTCAGGTTCGGCGCGCCCATGGCTTCCACGCCATGGCCTTGTGGGCCGTGACAGGCCACGCACGTGGTGCTGAATGCGGCTTGGCCGGCGGCCAGGTCGGCGGTGTTGTCCGCTGGCAAGGGCAGCTTGGCCAGGTCGTGGCGCACATAGGCAGCGACGTTCTTCACGCCGTCCTCACCCAGCACTTCACCCCAGGCCGGCATGGCTGCATGGCGACCGGCCATGATGGTGGCCTTGATCGCTTCGGCCGAACCGCCCCAGCGCCAGTTGCTGTCTGCCAGGTTCGGGAAACCATAGGCTCCCTTGGCATCCGAGCCGTGGCACACCGCGCAGTTGGAGGCGAACAGGCGGCCGCCCATCTTCAACGCTTGCGGGTCCTTGGCGACTTCCTCCACGGGCATCGCCGCGAATTTGGCGAAGATCGGCCCGAACTTGGCGTCGGCCTTGGCCATTTCCTTGTCCCATTCCTTGGTCTGGGTCCAGCCGTCCTCATAACCCGGCAGCACGCCTTTCCAGTTGCCCAGGCCCGGGTAGAGGATCAGGTAGCCGACGGCAAACACCAGGGTGCCGGCGAACAGCATGAACCACCACTGAGGCAGCGGGTTGTCGTATTCCTCGATACCGTCGAAAGCGTGGCCC from Pseudomonas synxantha harbors:
- the ccoP gene encoding cytochrome-c oxidase, cbb3-type subunit III produces the protein MTTFWSTWICVLTLGSLIGLTWLLVGTRKGETKGSVDQTMGHAFDGIEEYDNPLPQWWFMLFAGTLVFAVGYLILYPGLGNWKGVLPGYEDGWTQTKEWDKEMAKADAKFGPIFAKFAAMPVEEVAKDPQALKMGGRLFASNCAVCHGSDAKGAYGFPNLADSNWRWGGSAEAIKATIMAGRHAAMPAWGEVLGEDGVKNVAAYVRHDLAKLPLPADNTADLAAGQAAFSTTCVACHGPQGHGVEAMGAPNLTEPSGFIYGTSLAQLQQTIRHGRQGQMPAQEVLQGNDKVHLLAAYVYSLSHNADGATPDSQPQ